In Pseudonocardia sp. DSM 110487, the sequence GTCATCCTGGCCGGGGTGGCAATGACGCAGCTCTTCTCGGCGCTGACGTCCTTCGTCATCTTCGCCTTCGCCGACTCCGACGAGACGCGCGGCGTGATGTTCTGGCTGCTCGGCTCGCTCGAAGGCGTCCGGTGGGACGACGCGCGGCTCACCGCATCCGTCGCCGTCGGCGGGCTCGTCGTGTGCTGGGCCCTCGCCCACGTCCTGGACGCCTTCACCTTCGGCGACGAGGTGGCCGCGTCGCTCGGCATGCCGGTCGGCGCGATCCGGGCCGGGCTCATGACCCTCACGGCGCTGGTGACCGCGGCGCTGGTGAGCGTGGCAGGCGCGATCGGGTTCGTCGGCCTGGTCCTTCCGCACGCCGCCCGGTTCCTGGTGGGCCCCGCCCACGGCCGGCTCGTCCCGGTCAGCGCCCTGCTGGGAGCGGTCTTCATGGTGTGGGTCGACGCGTCCACCCGGGTGGCGTTCGCCCCGACGCCGCTGCCGATCGGCGTGGCCACGGCCCTGGTCGGGGTCCCCGCGTTCGTACTGATCATGTTCCGCCGGAGGGGGACGAGGTGACGCTGAACGCCGACGCGGTGACGTGGAACCGCGGCGGGGCGATCGTGGTCGACTCCGTGAGCGTGCGGCCCGAGCCCGGCGACACGGTCGGCCTGCTCGGCCCGAACGGTTCCGGCAAGTCCTCCCTGCTGCGCCTGCTCGCCGGGCTGGCGCGGCCGACCGCAGGCACCGTGAGCCTCGACGGCACCGACCTGCGCCGGCTGCGAAGGCAGCACGTCGCGCGCTCCGTCGCGGTCGTCGGCCAGCACGCCGACACCGATGTCGACGTCACGGTGCGCGACGTGGTCGCGCTCGGCCGCCTACCGCACCGCGGCGTGCTGGGCCCCGATCACAAGGCCGACGCAGCCGCCGTCGACCGGGCCCTGGAGCAGACCGGGTTGACGGTGCTCGCCGATCGGCTCTGGCGGCAGCTGTCCGGCGGGGAGCGCCAGCGGACGCAGATTGCTCGCGCGCTGGCACAGCAACCGCGCGAGCTGTTGCTGGACGAGCCGACCAACCACCTCGACATCCGCCACCAGCTCGAGGTGCTGTCCCTGGTGTCCCGGCTGCCGGTGACGTCGGTGGTCGCGCTGCACGACCTCAACCTTGCAGCGCTGTTCTGCGACCACCTCATGGTGCTGCGCGCGGGACGTGTCGTCGCGGCGGGCGCGGCCCGTGACGTCCTCACCCCGGAACTGATCGCCGACGTCTACGAGGTCCGTGCCGAGGTGATCGACGATGCGTCCGGCCGGCTGAGCGTCCGCTTCGAGCCGGAGCACCCGGTGATCGCTGCGAGACGCACATCATCGTCCTCGGGAGGGCCCTGACGCGCTTCTCGGGCTGATCATCAGCCGTGGCCGCCGCGGTGGGTGAAGTTGCGACGTATCCGCAATGCGGCGACGGGGATCGCAACGTGGGCGAGGAGCAGGACCACCGCCGCGACGGTGACACCGCCACCGAGTGCCAGAGCGACACCGCCGATACCGAGATGCACAGCCACGGCGACGGCGGTACCCAGCACGCCGGCGACGGTGAGGGCGATCGGAGCCCGCGCGCGGTGTGCGGGTGGTTCGGGGTCGGTGCCGTCCCACGTCAGGGTCAGCTGGTCGCGGCGGCCGAACCGTTCGATGTCGCGGGTGAGGATCTCCTGGATGCGGTGCAGGTTCTGCTCGTCGGCCGCATCAGCGCGGACCGTGAGCCGGTCGTCCTGCACCCGGAGCGTCGCGCTGCCCCACGGGTCGAAGGTCACGACGACCTGGTCGTCGGCGCATTCGACGTGCAGATTCACCTCGCCACTGGCCAGGGGGTTGCCGCCGTGCATGCGCATGCCGTGGCCGCGGGTTCCGCCCATGGCGCGGGCGTGCTTGCCGAACTGGGCGAGGTAGCGGGCGGCGCGAGGGGTGTCGATCGCCGCTTCTGCGGTGGGCATCGGCTGCTCAGTTCCTGGTCGCGGCGACGGACCACGCGCGGATGCCCTCGGGATCGATCGTGATCTCGATTGTGGCCGGTTCGATCGCGTCGAGCCGCCACCCGTCGGCGAACGCGGTGGTGATCTCCGCGCGGGTCAGCCGGTGTGGCCCCTCGTTGCCGGGCTGCCGGTCGGAGAAGCAGAGCATGAAGTACCGGGCACCGGGCCGGGTCGCCGAGCGCAGGCCGGCGACGTAGGCGGCGCGGTCGTCGGGGTCGAACATGTGGAAGAGGCCGCAGTCGAGCACGGTGTCGAAGACCTCGTCGAGCTCACCCAGGTTGCGGGCGTCCCACCGCAGGAACCTGGCGGGGAGCCCGCGGTCGCGTGCCTTGCGGCCTGCGGTCTCGAGCGCGTTGCCTGCCAGGTCCACGCCGGTGGCGTCCAGCCCCATCTCGGCGCACATCAGCGTGTGCTCCCCGGTTCCGCAACCGGCGTCCAGTACCCGCCCCGCGATCGCGCCGGCCTCGGCGAGCGCCCGGAACGCCGGCTGGGGCCGGCCGATGTCCCACGGCGGCGGGCTGGCGTAGAGGTCTTCCGGACTCCGGTACTGCGGGTGATGCGGTGTCATGACCTCAGCTTTGCGAGACAAAGTGTCTCTGTCAATGCGCAGTGTCGGCTACCGGTCGTCGCGTATGGTTCGGTGGTGCCGAAGCTGTGGAACCAGACGATCGAGGCCCACCGTCGCGAGGTGCGCGACGCGATCCTCGACACCACCGCGGCACTGGTGGCCGAACACGGGCTGCTCGCGGTCACGATGTCGCGGATCGCCGCCGAGACCGGGATCGGGCGGGCCACGCTGTACAAGTACTTCCCGGACGTCGAATCGATCCTGGCCGCATGGCACGAGCGCCAGGTCGGCGCGCACCTGGCGCAGCTGGTCGAGATCCGTGACCGCGGCGGCGAACCCGCGCAGCGCCTGGCCGCCGTGCTGGAGGCCTACGCCCTGCTCTCCCACGTGTCGCGGGAGCACCACGACCGCGACCTCGTCGCCCTGCTGCACCGTCAGGGCC encodes:
- a CDS encoding TetR/AcrR family transcriptional regulator, with the translated sequence MPKLWNQTIEAHRREVRDAILDTTAALVAEHGLLAVTMSRIAAETGIGRATLYKYFPDVESILAAWHERQVGAHLAQLVEIRDRGGEPAQRLAAVLEAYALLSHVSREHHDRDLVALLHRQGRHLEPALRKVHDLIRDLLAEAVTAGDVRGDIPPAELADYCLHALGAAGGLRSRAAVQRLVTVTMAGLRPD
- a CDS encoding iron ABC transporter permease, with amino-acid sequence MTVAGVRSARGVAVATVVAGAGVLVLSVAVAITLGSADISLVNVRDIVANHLGVVAIPVRAVEDAIVWEDRLPRSLVAAACGAGLAVCGVILQSLLRNPLADPFLLGVSSGASTGAVVIGILGVGGGALGLSGGAFVGAVFAFAMVLLLARLSGGSNDRVILAGVAMTQLFSALTSFVIFAFADSDETRGVMFWLLGSLEGVRWDDARLTASVAVGGLVVCWALAHVLDAFTFGDEVAASLGMPVGAIRAGLMTLTALVTAALVSVAGAIGFVGLVLPHAARFLVGPAHGRLVPVSALLGAVFMVWVDASTRVAFAPTPLPIGVATALVGVPAFVLIMFRRRGTR
- a CDS encoding DUF2218 domain-containing protein, whose protein sequence is MPTAEAAIDTPRAARYLAQFGKHARAMGGTRGHGMRMHGGNPLASGEVNLHVECADDQVVVTFDPWGSATLRVQDDRLTVRADAADEQNLHRIQEILTRDIERFGRRDQLTLTWDGTDPEPPAHRARAPIALTVAGVLGTAVAVAVHLGIGGVALALGGGVTVAAVVLLLAHVAIPVAALRIRRNFTHRGGHG
- a CDS encoding ABC transporter ATP-binding protein gives rise to the protein MTLNADAVTWNRGGAIVVDSVSVRPEPGDTVGLLGPNGSGKSSLLRLLAGLARPTAGTVSLDGTDLRRLRRQHVARSVAVVGQHADTDVDVTVRDVVALGRLPHRGVLGPDHKADAAAVDRALEQTGLTVLADRLWRQLSGGERQRTQIARALAQQPRELLLDEPTNHLDIRHQLEVLSLVSRLPVTSVVALHDLNLAALFCDHLMVLRAGRVVAAGAARDVLTPELIADVYEVRAEVIDDASGRLSVRFEPEHPVIAARRTSSSSGGP
- a CDS encoding class I SAM-dependent methyltransferase gives rise to the protein MTPHHPQYRSPEDLYASPPPWDIGRPQPAFRALAEAGAIAGRVLDAGCGTGEHTLMCAEMGLDATGVDLAGNALETAGRKARDRGLPARFLRWDARNLGELDEVFDTVLDCGLFHMFDPDDRAAYVAGLRSATRPGARYFMLCFSDRQPGNEGPHRLTRAEITTAFADGWRLDAIEPATIEITIDPEGIRAWSVAATRN